The Mucilaginibacter mallensis genome has a segment encoding these proteins:
- the accC gene encoding acetyl-CoA carboxylase biotin carboxylase subunit has protein sequence MQKILVANRGEIALRIMRSAREMGIKTVAVYSDADRDALHVRYADEAVHIGEAPSNQSYLVGDKIISACRKTGAEGIHPGYGFLSENAAFARQVREAGLILIGPSPEAMEIMGNKLSAKAAALKYNIPMVPGTEEAITDINDAKERAVEVGFPILIKAAAGGGGKGMRIVESVTDFEEQMQLAVSEATSAFGDGSVFIERYVSSPRHIEIQVLGDTHGNILHLFERDCSVQRRHQKVIEEAPSSVLTPEIRSAMGKCAVDVARSVNYTGAGTVEFIMDDQLNFYFLEMNTRLQVEHPVTELITGIDLVKEQIKIARDEAISFKQEDLEIKGHAIELRVYAEDPANNFLPDIGTLQTYMTPKGPGVRVDDGFEQGMEIPIYYDPMIAKLITYGKDREEAIGRMIRAIDEYSITGITTTLAFGKFVMQHEAFISGNFDTHFVKKYFTPEVLQTDNEDKALIAALVMEKLLGEKKINLTNGVPLESSNWVKNRKSLS, from the coding sequence ATGCAAAAAATACTGGTTGCTAATCGCGGCGAAATTGCTTTGAGAATTATGCGCTCAGCGCGGGAAATGGGTATTAAAACGGTTGCCGTTTACTCGGATGCCGACCGTGACGCGCTGCATGTGCGCTATGCGGATGAGGCGGTGCATATCGGTGAAGCGCCATCTAATCAATCCTATTTAGTGGGGGATAAGATCATTAGTGCATGCCGCAAAACAGGAGCGGAGGGGATACACCCGGGCTATGGTTTCCTTTCGGAAAATGCAGCCTTTGCAAGACAGGTGCGGGAAGCAGGACTGATATTGATAGGTCCATCGCCCGAGGCGATGGAGATAATGGGTAACAAGCTATCGGCAAAAGCCGCAGCCTTAAAATATAATATACCAATGGTTCCCGGTACGGAGGAAGCCATTACAGATATAAACGATGCCAAGGAACGTGCTGTTGAGGTTGGTTTTCCGATCCTGATAAAAGCAGCCGCGGGTGGCGGTGGTAAAGGTATGCGCATAGTTGAAAGCGTTACTGATTTTGAAGAGCAGATGCAGTTGGCTGTATCGGAAGCTACTTCAGCATTTGGTGATGGGTCGGTGTTTATAGAGCGCTATGTTTCATCGCCACGGCATATTGAGATACAGGTTTTGGGCGATACTCACGGCAATATCCTGCATTTGTTTGAGCGTGATTGCTCAGTGCAACGCAGGCATCAAAAAGTTATCGAGGAAGCGCCGTCATCAGTATTAACACCTGAGATCCGCAGCGCAATGGGTAAATGCGCGGTTGATGTAGCGCGTTCGGTTAATTACACAGGCGCAGGTACCGTGGAGTTTATTATGGATGACCAGCTAAACTTCTACTTTTTAGAGATGAATACCCGCCTGCAGGTAGAGCATCCGGTAACTGAACTTATTACAGGTATCGACCTGGTAAAAGAACAAATAAAGATAGCCCGTGACGAAGCCATCAGCTTTAAGCAGGAAGACCTGGAAATAAAAGGCCATGCCATAGAATTGCGTGTTTATGCCGAGGATCCGGCCAATAATTTTTTACCGGATATAGGTACATTGCAAACCTATATGACTCCGAAAGGACCGGGTGTTAGGGTTGATGATGGCTTTGAGCAGGGTATGGAGATACCCATTTATTATGACCCTATGATAGCCAAACTGATCACTTACGGCAAGGACAGGGAGGAAGCTATTGGACGTATGATTCGCGCTATTGATGAATACAGCATTACCGGTATCACAACTACATTAGCGTTCGGTAAATTTGTAATGCAGCATGAAGCGTTTATCTCGGGTAATTTCGACACTCATTTTGTAAAGAAATACTTTACACCCGAAGTACTACAAACAGATAACGAGGATAAAGCGCTGATTGCTGCTTTGGTTATGGAAAAGTTATTAGGCGAGAAAAAGATTAATTTAACCAATGGTGTTCCTTTAGAAAGCAGTAATTGGGTAAAGAACAGAAAAAGCCTCTCCTAA
- a CDS encoding fumarylacetoacetate hydrolase family protein, producing the protein MKLIRYGNPGQEKPGVIIDDKKYALPGFSGDYDEDFFGGDGLQKLSEYIASHKNELEELPEDVRLGAPVFKPSKIVCIGLNFADHAKETNAPIPAEPIIFFKATTALTGPNDNVTIPRNSVKTDWEVELAFVIGKKASYVDLENALDHVAGYCLHNDYSEREFQIERGGQWDKGKGCDTFAPVGPFIATADELGDVNNLHMWLTVNGKTMQNGSTSTMIFDVPFLVHYISQFMTLLPGDIVSTGTPPGVGLGMKPEPVYLKAGDVVELGIEGLGTSKQVLKAWSPPAS; encoded by the coding sequence ATGAAATTAATAAGATACGGTAACCCGGGACAAGAAAAACCGGGTGTAATAATTGATGATAAAAAATACGCTCTGCCTGGATTTTCAGGAGATTATGATGAAGATTTTTTTGGCGGCGATGGCTTGCAAAAGTTAAGTGAATATATAGCATCACATAAAAACGAATTGGAAGAATTACCTGAGGATGTACGCTTAGGTGCACCGGTGTTTAAGCCATCAAAAATTGTATGTATCGGTCTTAATTTTGCAGACCACGCTAAGGAAACCAATGCGCCGATACCTGCAGAGCCTATCATATTCTTTAAAGCTACAACTGCACTAACCGGGCCTAATGATAATGTCACTATCCCACGTAACAGTGTAAAAACTGATTGGGAAGTTGAGCTGGCTTTTGTGATCGGCAAAAAAGCAAGTTATGTTGATCTGGAAAACGCACTGGATCATGTGGCGGGCTATTGCTTACACAATGATTATAGCGAACGTGAGTTCCAAATTGAAAGAGGTGGCCAGTGGGATAAGGGAAAAGGCTGCGATACATTTGCGCCGGTAGGGCCATTTATAGCTACTGCAGATGAGCTGGGAGATGTAAATAACTTACATATGTGGCTAACAGTTAACGGCAAAACTATGCAGAATGGAAGTACTTCAACCATGATATTTGATGTGCCTTTCCTGGTGCATTATATCAGTCAGTTCATGACGCTGTTGCCGGGCGATATTGTTTCAACAGGCACGCCTCCGGGAGTGGGGCTAGGAATGAAACCTGAACCTGTATATTTAAAAGCCGGCGATGTTGTGGAACTGGGTATTGAAGGCTTGGGTACTTCAAAACAAGTTTTAAAGGCCTGGAGCCCCCCAGCTTCCTAA
- a CDS encoding tetratricopeptide repeat protein has protein sequence MKYYIILVLITSLFQHAFSQDSTKQNNALLLDYYQNQRFDLAADYLKQNNHEPITNIKILKALAYCNQMNGKLPEAETYYERVYAIDSTSTSVLYSLGSINLRRGNEINAEVFYKKIIAKDSTNFIVYKQLAKISLDKKDVILAVNYLIKANKLNPEDADVASDLGDMYISMKAYNAAEKVLNRAIIADPENMILLQSLVKLEYNQKKWSETANNCEKLVLLGNQSSSILTQLGIAYYNLNEYKCGIETFGQIADMEQTETTYYFTGACYKALKDYDKAISYFQKTITQGISPNINSYYSEIADTYETLKKYKKAEIAYQKALQFTETPITWYSLANLYDTELKNKSSAIKYYKKFLATKPAKNQQNYIAYAKSRIELLSK, from the coding sequence ATGAAATATTACATCATCCTAGTCCTTATTACCAGCCTTTTTCAACACGCGTTTTCGCAGGATAGCACTAAACAAAATAATGCTTTATTGCTTGATTATTACCAGAATCAACGCTTTGATCTTGCTGCTGATTATCTGAAACAAAACAACCACGAACCGATCACCAACATCAAAATATTAAAAGCCCTCGCCTACTGCAACCAAATGAATGGCAAACTACCTGAAGCCGAGACTTATTATGAACGGGTTTATGCCATTGATTCTACGAGCACCTCAGTATTGTATAGTTTAGGTAGTATCAACTTGCGCCGCGGGAACGAAATAAATGCAGAGGTATTTTATAAAAAGATCATTGCAAAAGACAGCACCAACTTTATTGTATACAAGCAATTAGCCAAGATCAGTCTGGATAAAAAGGACGTGATCCTCGCGGTAAACTATCTCATAAAAGCTAATAAGCTAAATCCCGAGGATGCGGATGTGGCATCGGATCTTGGTGATATGTATATAAGCATGAAAGCATATAATGCCGCCGAAAAGGTTTTAAACCGTGCCATCATAGCCGATCCTGAAAATATGATCTTACTCCAAAGCCTTGTAAAACTGGAATACAACCAGAAAAAGTGGTCGGAAACAGCAAATAATTGTGAGAAACTGGTATTGCTGGGTAATCAATCCAGCTCGATATTAACACAATTGGGCATAGCCTATTATAATTTAAACGAGTACAAATGCGGGATTGAAACATTTGGTCAGATTGCTGACATGGAGCAAACCGAAACAACTTACTATTTTACTGGCGCATGCTATAAAGCGTTAAAAGATTACGACAAAGCCATCAGTTACTTTCAAAAAACGATTACGCAGGGAATATCACCCAACATCAACAGTTATTACAGTGAAATAGCCGATACCTATGAAACACTCAAAAAATACAAAAAAGCGGAGATTGCCTACCAAAAAGCACTCCAATTTACCGAGACCCCGATAACCTGGTATTCGTTAGCTAATTTGTATGATACAGAATTGAAGAATAAAAGCTCCGCCATAAAATATTACAAGAAATTTTTGGCAACCAAGCCAGCGAAGAATCAGCAGAACTATATTGCGTATGCGAAGAGTCGGATTGAACTCCTGAGCAAGTAG
- a CDS encoding SDR family NAD(P)-dependent oxidoreductase, with translation MFKLDNKVAVITGGGSGIGRAIATIFAQQGAKIYIIDVDEKGAEDTVKAITDASGEAAFKKCDISSKEQVDNVIGEIIAESGLDILVNNAGIAHIGNIEQVTPEAVDRLFAVNVKGMYHTIFAAIPHLKKKGGVILNMASIASLVGITDRFAYSMTKGAVNGMTLSVARDYLSYNVRCNSISPARVHTPFVDGFLTKNYPGREEEMFKKLQASQPIGRMGKPEEVAYLALYLCSDEASFITGNDYAIDGGFTKLNN, from the coding sequence ATGTTTAAGCTTGATAACAAGGTAGCGGTAATTACCGGCGGTGGAAGCGGGATTGGCAGGGCGATAGCCACCATATTTGCACAGCAGGGCGCTAAAATCTATATTATTGATGTGGATGAAAAAGGAGCGGAAGATACGGTAAAGGCAATTACAGATGCCTCCGGCGAAGCCGCATTTAAAAAGTGTGATATTTCATCAAAAGAGCAGGTTGATAACGTTATAGGAGAGATTATAGCAGAATCGGGGTTGGATATTTTGGTGAATAATGCAGGTATTGCCCATATTGGCAATATAGAGCAGGTTACCCCTGAAGCTGTTGACCGCTTATTTGCGGTGAATGTAAAGGGTATGTACCATACCATATTCGCTGCTATTCCGCACCTGAAAAAGAAAGGTGGTGTGATATTAAATATGGCTTCAATAGCATCGCTGGTAGGTATAACAGACCGCTTTGCTTATAGTATGACCAAAGGTGCAGTAAACGGCATGACTCTTTCTGTTGCGAGGGATTATTTGAGTTATAACGTGCGTTGTAATTCTATTTCGCCGGCAAGGGTGCATACGCCTTTTGTGGATGGATTTTTAACCAAGAACTACCCGGGCAGAGAAGAAGAGATGTTTAAGAAATTACAGGCATCACAGCCTATTGGCCGTATGGGAAAGCCCGAAGAAGTGGCTTATTTGGCATTATATTTATGTTCTGACGAGGCCTCATTTATTACCGGCAACGATTATGCCATTGACGGTGGATTTACTAAACTGAACAACTAA
- a CDS encoding NUDIX domain-containing protein, whose translation MPKQSAGILLYRKINNILQIFLVHPGGPFFKNKDEGSWTIPKGEFLDDEEPLAAAKREFQEETGKRVDGDFISLGSIKQKSGKTVYAWAIEGDIDQETIVSNVFDLEWPPRSGKMISIPEVDRADWFDIDIAKQKINPAQVPLIERLNKL comes from the coding sequence ATGCCCAAACAAAGCGCCGGAATACTCTTATATCGAAAAATAAATAACATATTACAAATCTTCCTGGTACATCCCGGCGGACCGTTCTTTAAAAACAAGGACGAAGGCAGCTGGACAATACCCAAAGGCGAGTTTTTGGATGATGAAGAACCGCTTGCAGCAGCTAAACGCGAGTTTCAGGAAGAAACCGGTAAGCGGGTTGATGGCGACTTTATCTCCTTAGGATCTATTAAACAGAAGAGCGGCAAAACAGTGTATGCCTGGGCAATTGAGGGCGACATTGATCAAGAAACTATTGTAAGTAATGTTTTTGATTTGGAATGGCCTCCCCGGTCAGGGAAAATGATTTCTATCCCTGAAGTTGACAGGGCAGATTGGTTTGATATTGATATCGCGAAGCAAAAAATAAACCCAGCGCAAGTGCCTTTGATAGAGCGGCTAAATAAGCTATGA
- a CDS encoding TPR end-of-group domain-containing protein, whose translation MRKLLLICCICLSCLFANAQLNKELTDFQTYSREMSQKVSEASKTKNNEAGIAETNEWLDHYNNLSPEAKKSMMDFTQNMYYNLACFSSLEGKKAVAIIYFKRSIAEGFSDYKHASVDSDLDNIRNESKFKDALQQLHDKFDYGYILKQAGPYTNSTAALPAFTYQSSSAPELVELKTKFNLDSVSGNGDEISRMKNLLHWVHNEIRHDGNSGNPKSKNAADLIAVCKKENRGVNCRMMATTLRDVYQAEGFQARIVTCMPKDTNDFDCHVINVVWSKTLNKWLWMDPTFNAYVSDSKGNLLNIEEVRERLVKGSDDLVLNDDANWNNKEKETKDYYLGYYMSKNLYWIKCSAKSEWDLETRKPGMASIEYINLYPGNYTTIFQPKKANGDMVEYAANNPVYFWQKPQIIN comes from the coding sequence ATGAGGAAATTGTTATTGATCTGCTGCATATGTTTAAGCTGTTTGTTTGCCAATGCGCAATTAAATAAGGAATTAACCGATTTCCAAACCTATTCCAGGGAAATGAGCCAAAAGGTTAGCGAAGCTTCCAAAACGAAAAACAATGAAGCCGGAATTGCTGAAACCAATGAATGGCTCGATCATTATAACAATCTATCGCCTGAGGCAAAGAAAAGCATGATGGACTTTACCCAAAACATGTACTATAACCTGGCATGCTTCTCATCGCTGGAAGGAAAAAAGGCTGTAGCAATAATTTACTTTAAAAGATCAATAGCTGAAGGTTTCAGCGATTATAAACACGCATCAGTCGACAGCGACCTCGATAATATTCGTAATGAATCTAAATTCAAAGACGCCCTTCAACAACTGCATGACAAATTTGACTATGGTTATATATTAAAGCAAGCGGGCCCCTATACCAACTCAACTGCTGCTTTGCCAGCGTTTACTTATCAGTCATCATCTGCACCTGAATTGGTTGAGCTAAAAACCAAATTTAATCTAGACTCTGTGAGCGGTAACGGCGATGAGATAAGCAGGATGAAAAACCTGTTACACTGGGTACATAATGAGATCAGGCATGATGGAAATTCAGGTAATCCTAAATCAAAAAACGCTGCGGACCTGATAGCTGTCTGCAAAAAGGAAAATCGCGGTGTCAATTGCCGTATGATGGCTACCACCTTACGGGATGTTTACCAGGCCGAAGGTTTCCAGGCAAGGATAGTGACCTGCATGCCTAAAGACACGAACGATTTCGACTGTCATGTAATTAACGTGGTATGGTCAAAAACATTAAATAAATGGTTATGGATGGATCCTACCTTTAACGCTTATGTTAGCGACAGCAAAGGCAACTTGCTAAATATTGAAGAGGTTAGGGAACGGCTGGTTAAAGGCAGTGATGACCTTGTATTAAATGATGATGCCAACTGGAATAACAAGGAAAAAGAAACAAAAGATTATTATTTAGGCTATTATATGTCGAAAAACCTATACTGGATTAAATGCTCTGCCAAAAGCGAATGGGACCTGGAAACGCGCAAACCCGGCATGGCCTCAATTGAATATATTAACTTATATCCGGGCAATTACACTACCATATTTCAACCAAAGAAAGCTAACGGTGATATGGTAGAATATGCTGCTAATAATCCAGTCTATTTTTGGCAAAAACCGCAAATCATTAACTAA
- a CDS encoding FAD-binding and (Fe-S)-binding domain-containing protein codes for MDIGKQLQEVLPAKRIKTRLIDLVSYASDAGFYRLVPKAVVQPVNEAEIIALFKFSDQHNIPVVFRTGGTSLSGQSITDGILVDLSQYWDKVNIEADGALVRVQPGITGAMVNSYLKPFKSKIGPDPASINSAMIGGILSNNSSGMCCGVKLNSYHTVKHIRFILPDGKLFTTENPEDYTRFTTECTHLCEVIFQTKKEITANGGMYDKIRRKYQQKNTVGYSLNSFIDFEHPLDILAHLLIGAEGTLAFIAEAVLETIPDYKYKSTSLLYFPNIYTSCQALVPLIDAGAKAVELMDRASLYAIEHLPDLPEIIKNLPENAAALLIEFQESTYAELEAKVNDFLSVVPSLALLQAPVFTSDPKEQDYYWKVRKGLFPSVGAVRVSGSTVILEDVAFPVAKLGDAILDLHKLFKKYEYNNAIVFGHAKDGNIHFLITPSFNDQSEVERYDRFMQEMVELVVNKHEGTLKAEHGTGRNMAPFVETEWGGELYLLMKQLKQAIDPKGLLNPGVIINDDKEVHIKNIKLLPTVEEEVDKCTECGYCEHKCPSRNLTTTPRRRIVIRRELKKMQQSGDTQNYEILLNQYQYDGLDTCAVDGLCATACPVDINTGELVKRLRRENHSGFANKVALIIAKNFKTTVWLARFALKAGAGVNKLFGKRTMTNLTSGMKKLFGGIPLWTEQISYPPDLSVLKKIDNPANVKDKVLYFPSCISRMLGSGNGSKKNIMETFLSVSAKAGIKVEIPKNISGSCCSQIFSSKGYKDAYTANAIIEKLWVDSKQGATKIVIDVSSCAYSLKNLRPVLNADNKLKYDQLHIFDSVDYLHDMVMPQLKVSAKKGSIVLHPVCSLQKMHTQDKFVHLANYFAAKVTVPLHAGCCGMAGDRGFLFPELTESATMPEALEVCEHKYDGYYSSTKTCEMALSQAVNENYESILYLVDELV; via the coding sequence ATGGACATAGGCAAACAATTACAGGAAGTATTACCGGCGAAACGAATAAAAACCAGGTTGATAGACCTGGTTTCTTATGCTTCGGATGCCGGATTTTACAGGCTGGTACCCAAAGCTGTGGTGCAGCCTGTAAATGAGGCGGAGATCATCGCTTTATTTAAGTTTTCCGATCAGCATAATATTCCTGTAGTTTTCCGTACCGGTGGCACCAGTTTATCCGGCCAATCCATTACTGATGGCATTTTGGTCGACCTGAGCCAATATTGGGATAAGGTGAATATTGAAGCTGATGGGGCTTTGGTACGTGTGCAGCCCGGTATTACCGGTGCTATGGTAAACTCCTATCTTAAACCTTTTAAAAGTAAAATCGGTCCTGATCCGGCGAGTATTAATTCAGCTATGATCGGCGGCATACTATCTAATAACTCCAGCGGCATGTGCTGCGGGGTAAAGTTAAATTCTTATCATACTGTAAAGCATATCCGCTTTATTTTACCTGATGGCAAGCTGTTTACTACCGAGAATCCAGAAGATTATACTCGCTTTACTACTGAATGCACGCATTTATGCGAAGTCATCTTTCAAACTAAAAAAGAAATAACAGCAAACGGTGGCATGTATGATAAGATCCGCAGAAAATATCAGCAGAAAAACACAGTAGGTTACTCGCTCAACTCATTTATTGATTTTGAGCACCCGCTTGATATTTTAGCGCATTTGCTGATAGGCGCCGAAGGCACGCTGGCTTTTATAGCCGAAGCGGTACTGGAAACCATCCCTGATTATAAATATAAATCGACCTCACTATTATATTTCCCCAATATATATACCTCGTGCCAGGCGTTGGTACCTTTAATTGATGCCGGTGCAAAGGCGGTTGAGCTAATGGATAGGGCATCACTTTATGCCATTGAACATTTACCTGATCTGCCGGAGATTATTAAAAATCTGCCGGAGAATGCGGCTGCATTATTGATCGAGTTCCAGGAAAGTACTTATGCGGAACTGGAAGCAAAGGTTAATGACTTTTTGAGCGTTGTGCCATCCTTAGCATTACTACAGGCCCCTGTTTTTACCAGCGATCCTAAAGAGCAGGATTACTATTGGAAAGTCCGTAAGGGCTTGTTTCCATCAGTTGGAGCAGTGCGGGTTAGCGGGTCAACTGTGATTTTGGAGGATGTAGCATTCCCTGTAGCAAAACTGGGTGATGCAATACTCGATCTGCACAAGCTATTCAAAAAATATGAGTACAACAATGCTATTGTTTTCGGGCATGCCAAAGACGGTAATATTCACTTCTTGATCACCCCATCATTTAATGATCAAAGCGAAGTTGAACGCTACGACCGCTTTATGCAGGAAATGGTGGAGCTGGTAGTTAATAAACATGAAGGCACACTAAAGGCAGAGCATGGTACTGGCCGTAACATGGCGCCTTTTGTAGAAACTGAATGGGGCGGCGAGCTGTATTTACTGATGAAGCAATTGAAGCAAGCCATCGACCCTAAAGGATTGCTAAATCCCGGTGTTATTATTAATGATGATAAGGAAGTCCACATAAAAAATATAAAGCTGCTGCCAACGGTTGAAGAAGAAGTTGATAAGTGTACCGAATGCGGTTACTGTGAGCATAAATGCCCCAGCCGTAATTTAACCACTACACCACGGCGCAGAATAGTCATAAGGCGAGAGCTGAAAAAGATGCAGCAAAGCGGGGATACACAAAATTATGAAATCCTGCTGAACCAGTATCAATACGATGGTTTGGATACCTGCGCTGTTGATGGCCTGTGCGCCACAGCCTGTCCGGTTGATATCAATACAGGTGAACTGGTTAAGCGTTTACGGAGAGAAAACCATTCTGGTTTTGCTAATAAAGTAGCCTTAATTATTGCTAAAAACTTTAAAACTACTGTTTGGCTGGCCCGATTTGCATTAAAAGCAGGTGCCGGTGTCAATAAACTGTTTGGTAAACGTACAATGACCAATCTTACATCCGGCATGAAAAAGCTGTTTGGCGGGATACCTTTATGGACGGAGCAAATCAGTTATCCGCCTGATTTGTCAGTATTAAAAAAAATAGATAACCCGGCAAATGTTAAAGATAAGGTGCTGTATTTCCCAAGCTGTATTTCGCGTATGTTGGGTAGTGGTAATGGTAGTAAGAAGAATATAATGGAAACTTTCCTGAGCGTATCTGCTAAAGCGGGGATTAAGGTAGAGATACCAAAAAATATTTCAGGTAGTTGCTGTAGCCAGATATTCTCGTCAAAAGGATATAAGGATGCTTATACGGCCAATGCTATAATTGAAAAGCTTTGGGTTGATAGTAAGCAAGGCGCAACAAAAATTGTGATAGATGTAAGTTCATGCGCCTATTCGCTTAAAAACCTAAGACCGGTGCTTAATGCTGATAATAAACTAAAATATGATCAACTGCATATATTTGATAGCGTTGATTATCTGCATGATATGGTAATGCCGCAGTTAAAGGTATCAGCAAAAAAAGGTTCGATTGTATTGCACCCGGTATGCTCATTGCAAAAAATGCATACACAGGATAAGTTTGTGCATTTGGCAAATTACTTTGCAGCGAAAGTAACTGTACCATTGCATGCAGGTTGTTGTGGTATGGCTGGCGACAGGGGCTTTTTATTTCCTGAACTAACAGAATCAGCTACTATGCCCGAAGCTTTGGAGGTTTGTGAGCATAAATATGATGGGTATTATTCATCGACTAAAACTTGTGAAATGGCCCTCTCGCAGGCCGTGAATGAGAATTATGAGTCGATTTTGTATTTGGTGGATGAACTTGTATAA
- a CDS encoding riboflavin synthase produces the protein MFTGIIETLGKVTDLQHDHGNLHITVESAIAAELKIDQSVAHNGVCLTVVALADGKHTVTAIEETLNKTNIGELKTGDLVNLERCMQMNARLDGHIVQGHVDQTATCVAFTELDGSWGYTFEYDAAVGNVTVEKGSICVNGISLTVVNSFANIFSVAIIPYTFEHTNLQHVRVGSFVNLEFDIIGKYVARLMNR, from the coding sequence ATGTTTACAGGAATAATAGAAACTTTAGGTAAGGTAACCGATCTGCAACACGATCATGGCAACCTGCATATTACAGTGGAATCAGCTATCGCAGCTGAATTAAAAATCGATCAATCAGTAGCGCATAATGGCGTTTGTTTAACGGTGGTCGCATTGGCCGATGGCAAACATACCGTAACTGCCATTGAGGAAACACTGAATAAAACCAATATAGGTGAATTAAAAACCGGAGATCTGGTAAACCTGGAACGCTGCATGCAAATGAATGCGCGCCTTGATGGGCACATTGTTCAGGGGCATGTTGACCAAACTGCTACCTGCGTGGCTTTTACTGAGCTTGACGGCAGCTGGGGATATACTTTTGAATATGATGCCGCTGTGGGTAATGTTACTGTTGAGAAAGGCTCTATCTGTGTAAATGGTATCAGCCTTACAGTTGTTAATTCCTTTGCTAATATTTTTTCCGTAGCCATCATCCCTTATACTTTTGAACATACCAATTTGCAGCACGTGCGCGTAGGCTCATTTGTGAATTTGGAGTTTGATATAATTGGGAAGTATGTGGCGAGGTTGATGAATAGATAG